In the Paenibacillus sp. FSL R7-0337 genome, TGCCCGGTAACGGCGGCATACCCTTCATATTCTTCCTCCAGGTAGAAGGTCCGGTCATCCAGCTCCAGGGTAGCCGGGACCTCGGAAGGACTGTCCAGACGCCCGTCTATCGGGTGATACAATCTGTATTGCAGCTCTTCCCGCTCTTCTATATACAGATAGGCGATCCGGCTCCCGTCGCGCAGTGTCAGTACAACTGCATTACGGCCGCTCGTCTTCGTCCGGCCCGTCACTTCATAGGTGACCAGGGAGACCTCACAGATATCTCCGGGAGACAGAGTCAGCATGCTTGCGGGCGCTTTAGGCGCCTCCGGCTTCGAGAACAGATTGCCGATTCTTTTCCAAAGACCCAAAGCCATCATCCTCCTACAGATTGGTACGCTAATCTTTCTTATCCGCGAATAAAGGCCGCAATAATCAATGCTCCGGTCACATGCAGCGAGCCTGCCATCAGGCCGTAGCCGACCTTGCCAAGCTGGGTGCCATGATCCAGTTCAAGATTCCCCCACCGGCTCAGGAGCTGCTCTACCGTCTTCTCCAGCACGAATAACAGGACAAAAGATACTATAGAGACTATAAGGGCGGTCCCGAGCCGGTTCGCCGCAGCAATGGATGCCGATAAAATATAGCCTTGTGACAGCAGCTTCAACACCAGCCGGGTAGTCACGGCCATATTCCCCGCCTTCAGCTCTTCCATATCATTATAACGGGTAAACAACGAATCCACGAGCATCAGCACACACAGCAGCACTGCGCCGCTGACCGTCCATACTACCATGGACACCAGGGTATCGAAATCCATTACTCCAGCCCCCGCTTGTTCATATTTCCTAACCGGTAAGACAAACATAAAGCGAAGGAGAAACCGCTGGTTCTGTCTCCCCTTCGCCTGTGGACAATTGCCTGAAGTCCGGCTTATGCCAATATGTTATTGTTTCTCGTATTGCTTCATCAGCGCAGCCAGCTCATCTTCAACCGCCTGGTCTTTGCCTAGCTTCTCGAACTCATCATCCAGCGATTTGTTGCCCGAGCTCATCTCGTTGCTGGCTTCTGCCTGTGCTTCGGCCTGCAGCATCTTGTCTTCCATCCGTTTGAGTCCGGCAGAAGCAGAGTCGGAGCTGAAGCCGCTCATCGCTTTGTTGATTTCGGTCTGCGCCTTCGCAGCGTTGTAACGGGCAACGAGTGTCTCCCGCTTGTTCTTCATCTGGGTAAGCTGTTTGCGCATTTCGTCGAGCTTGCCGCGCAGATTGTCGGCGGAAGCCTTGTTCTGGTCGAAGCTGGCCTTGTACTCTACAAGCTTGGCTTCAGCCGATTTCTTCTCTTCAAGAGCACGGCGGGCCAGATCGGCGTTACCGGCTTGAGCGGCTGCATGAGCTTGCTGATTACGCTTGTTCACCAGCGCTTCCTGCTCTTCGTACAATTGTTTGAATTTCTTCTCAATAGCGATCTGGGCAGCTACCGCTTTCTCGGCATCCTCCAGATCCTCCGTCATGTCACGAATGTACTGGTCGGTCATTTTAACCGGATCTTCTGCTTTATCAATAATCGCATTCACATTGGACATGGTCAGATCACGCAATCTTTTAAATATAGACATGGTTCATTCCTCCAAAAGTAAAGTTAGTGGTTCAATGGTATCTTTTACGCAGAGAGAAGAGGATCGTTTCAAAAATTTGTTCCGGTCTTCTGCACTAAATATTGCTCCACCTTATCATTCACAATATTTACGACCTCCAGGATGCCCTCTTTGCTCAGATCGTCATAGTGAATGCCCATCACAACCGTGACTGTCCGGTTCAATGCGGCAGCAGCCTTAAGCGCAATGGCTTCACTGATCGTATGCTCCTTATGATGGGGAACGGCAGAGGTCATCACCCGCACGAGGTCTCCGTCCATGTACGCTGTACTTGCGGCACCGATATGGCGCACACCCCCGGTAATCAGCAGCAGCAGATCACGGCCCACCTCGGTCTCGGATAACACAATATCATCAGGATGCACCGGATTCATTGGCAAGCTGAACTCCCCTCCCTTTATATTAACCATAGGCTGTAGAGATCTCTCATTCTGCGGCAAAAAGATCATTGTATACCGGCTTGCTGCCTATACAATACCACGGATCTCATCCAGTGAGGAAATATTCTCTTCCTCCATAAACTGCTGCAATTCTTCTACAAGCGTACTGCCCGCCCGCAAATTCATGAAGTTGTAGGTTCCAACCTGTATTATAGTGGCCCCAGCCATAATAAATTCAATAATATCCGTAGCCGAAGTGATGCCGCCCATACCGATTACCGGAATGGTTACCCTGCGGGATACCTGATGCACCATACGCAGAGCCACCGGCTTAATCGCCGGTCCGGACAGTCCCGCATAGAGGTTATTGAACACACTGCGGCGGCGGCGGACATCAATCTTCATCCCGGAGATCGTGTTGATCAGAGAGACGGCGTCCGCGCCCTCTGCTTCGCACATCACTGCCATCTCTGCGATATCCTCGGCATTCGGCGACAGCTTCACGGCCAGCGGCAGGCTTGTAGCCGCCCGTACCGCACGAACCACTTCCTGGGCTGCCGGAGTTTTGATGCCAAAAGCAATCCCGCCCTCCTTCACGTTCGGGCAGGAGATATTCAGCTCAATCATATCCACGGCCGGCTTTCCGGCCAGAAGACGGGCATCCGCATCACGCTGAATCAGTTCAGCACCCAGTACGTAATCCGCCAGCGTGTTGCCGCCAAGGTTCACGATACGTGCGGTATCCAGTGTCTCCCAATACGGAAGTTCCTTGGCCAGAAAAGCTTCTACACCAGGATTCTCAAGTCCTACGCTGTTCAGCATCCCGGAAGGGGTCTCATAGACGCGGATTCCGGGATTACCGGCTTTGGCATGAAGCGTAAGCCCTTTGCCGGAGATTCCGCCAAGCAGTGAAACATCATATAACCGGCCATATTCACGGCCGAAACCGAAGGTGCCGGAAGCCATCACAATCGGGTTCTTGAAGGATACACCGGCAATCGTTGCAGTTGTATTAATCATGGAATAATACCTCCTCAGCCAGGAAGACAGGACCGTCTGCACAGGCTTTGCGCTGCCCGTCCTTGCAGGAGACGCTGCAGACCAGACAAGCGCCGATGCCGCAGGCCATCCTGTTCTCCAGGGACAGATAGACGTCTGGGCGCTTACCTGCGGTATCTAGGGCTATGCCCTTGAGCTGTGCAGCCTTCAGCATCGGATGCGGGCCGCAGACGAAGATATGGTCATACGCCGAGAAATCCACGCTGTCCAGGATCAGTCCGCCTACATCGACGGTCAGCTCAGCAGCCAGAGGACGGAAGGCTTCAGTACGGAATGGCTCACGGCTGAAGCCGAGATAGATATCGCTTCGCGGAAGCTTCTGCGCACAATAATACAGCGGAGCAATTCCGATCCCCCCGCCCACTAACGCAACCTTACCTTCTACCTGCGGGAAGCCTGTACCGAACGGCCCCTCCAGCTCCACCGGATCGCCCGGATTCAATCCGGCAAGGATCTCAGTACCCTCGCCTACTATGTGATACAAGAATTCAACACCGTTATCATTCACCTGATGTATGCTAAGGGGTCTTGACAGCAGCGGATAGGCTCCCCATGCCCGCAGCATGTAGAACTGACCCATCTCCCCGCTGTTCCCCCCTTCAACTACCAGGTGGTATACTCCTTCAGCCAGCCGCTCATTACTAATCACCGTCGCCACGTTATCAAGCTCCTTCAAATTTAATCTTATTAACCATGCCTTAGAAGGAACTTAAAATCTGTGACATTATTCACAAATGATGCCCTCTATTTCTTGTTCCAGATTCCGCGCACATAGGGTGCGGGCAGATCGGACGAATCAATTCCGCCCAGCGCCTCAGCAGCATGAAGCGTCCAGTACGGGTCACTGAGCAGGCCTCTGCCTACAGCTACAAGCTCTGCCTTCGCTTCCGTTATCACAGCCTGCGCTTCCTCATAGGACTCCAGGCGTCCTACAGCGATAACGGGGACCTGTAATCCACTGCGTATGTACTCGGCAAGCCCCACCTGATAGGCTGATCCTGCATTAGGGCCGCCATTCGAGCCTATCGGCCCCTCCCCGCCCGAGGATACATGGAACAGGTCTACGCCTGCATCCTTATAGCGGCGGCAGAATTCCAGCGCATAAGCTTCATCATAACCGCCCTCCACATATTCCTTGGCGGACACCCGCATGATTAGCGGCATCTCAGCCGGCAGTACCTCACGCACTGCCTCTACCACCTGTTCCCCGAACAAGATGGGGTCTTGGCCATACTCATCATCCCGGACGTTGGAGAGCGGGGAATGGAACTGGTGGATGAGGTATCCATGGGCTCCATGCAGCTCGACAGTATCGAATCCCGCTTCAACCGCGCGCCGCGCCGCTTCCCGGAAGGCGATAATCAGCTCCGCAATCTCTTCACGGCTAAGCGCCTTGGGCATAGCATAGTTGCCGTCGAACGGAATCGCTGAAGGAGCAACCGGCGGGGCGGCATCGACAGCTTTGCGACCGGCATGACCGAGCTGAATCGCTATCTTCGCTCCAAAGGCATGAACGGCCTCCGTTAACCGCTTGTACGCCGGAATCTGTCCATCGTCCCAGATCCCGGTGTCCTGATTGGTGATCCGTCCATCGGGGTGAACTCCACTCATCTCTACAATAATAAAGCCTGTCCCGCCGACAGCACGGCTGACATAATGCACATGATGCCAGTCTGTGGGAACACCGTCCTGCTTCTCAACCGCATACTGGCACATCGGCGGCATAACCACGCGGTTCTTCAGGGTTAAAGCCTTAAGTTCATAAGGTGTAAACAAATCAGCCATGCTTGTCTCATCCTTCCCGTATCTATGATCCATCTCAGTATACAACGATTTGGGAAAGTGATAAATCTTTGAATACTCTGCAGATGGTACGGCATCGGCATAAATTCACGGCTGCTTGGAAATAACAACCCTTATATTCTAAACTAACCGGACCCGTGGTTGGAGGAGGCATCGTCCTGATGAAACTGACAATATTCCGCCGCATTGTGCTGTTTATATCTGTCATTGCCTTGGCCCTGTCTGCACCTGCTGCTGAGCTAGTATCTGTCTCTGCAGCAGCAGCGGCAGATAGTCCTGCGCCAGTGCCGGCACAAGAGATCCTGCCATCTTCCCGGCCCCGAGCTTCTATTGAAGACGAAACGGCGGTGCCGGCCGGATCGTCAGCCTTCCAATCTTCAGTAAGCCGCCATAAAAAGAGCAAGGGCCTCTCCCTCAGCCAATTGCTGCGCAAATACCCGGAGACCCTCAAGACCCAGGGTCCCCGCCGTAAAATGATCGCTCTTACCTTCGATGATGTGCCTGATCCGCGCTTCACCCCGCAGCTCCTGGATGTGCTGCGTAAATATAAAGTCAAAGCCACCTTCTTCGTGGTCGGCAGCCGTGCGGAGAAGCACCCTGCCTTGGTAGCACGGATGATCCGCGAAGGCCATGCCATCGGCAACCACTCCTATAATCACCCCCAGTTCAGCAAGCTGAGTATGAATGCCTTCCGCATCCAGATTATCCGCACGGAGAATATTCTGCAGCTGCTGGCCGGATACAAGCCGAAGCTGATTCGCCCGCCGTATGGCGATATCAACGAGCCGCAGGTGAAGTGGGCGAAGTCACATGGCTATAAGCTGGTGAACTGGAACGTTGACTCGCTCGACTGGAGAGGACTGTCCAAAAATCAGGTCAAGCACAATATCCTCTCCCGGGCCGGCAGAGGGGCTATTATCCTTCAGCACGGGGGCGGCGGCAGAGGCAGTAACCTCCAAGGGACGCTGCAGGCGCTGCCAGAGATCATCGGCATTCTGCGGCAGCGGGGATACAGCTTCGTGACCGTTCCCCAGATGCTCCAGGTCAGCAAGAGCAAATAACCGCTTGATCATTAGAGTCCTAACAAGCGGAAACGGCTTTGCCGTCCTTTTTAAGGACGGTATCGTTTCAGCGAGAAATATAAGGATAAGTTATCGTGTGTAACATATAAATTCTTATATTTTAAAAAAAGGAAACAAAACCGGCGGAAGCTGCCTGGTTTTGTTTCCTTTTCATGATTACGTATTGCGCTTACTATGGTGCAAAGATTCATTATCGGTTTATTCAATAATATATAAATGTACATACTGATAACCGAAATCGGCTACAAAGCTCTGGCTGCCCGGAATAAAGATATCGATCCGGTTGCCCTTGATCGCACTCCCCATATCCGTCGCTGTCGCTACGAAGGCTTGCTTCGGAAGGCCCGGATGGGTATACCCGGTCACGAGCACCTTCGTTCCCAGCGGAATCACGCTCGGGTCAACGGCGATGGTTCCGAGCTTCAGCGCATTGCCGAAATAATCGACCGCTCCCCACTTGCCATTCTCGCTGGCTGCCGAGGAATAGGCGGAAGCTTTGACCTGCAGCACTTTGGCATAATTAAATTCTTTGCCCCAGGCTTGAACTGTGTTGGTTGCCGGCTGCACACTCAGGGCTTGAACTTCTGCTGCGTCCACAGCTTCTACTGAAGCTGCTGCAGTATTGGCTACTGCCACAGTCTTGGCTTGAACATCACCCGGAATGGTGAATTTCAGCCCGGGATAGATATTTAGCGCTGAAATCTGCGGGTTCGCATTCATAAGCTCATCAACGCTTATGCCATAATGATTGGATAGAGTATAATAGGTAGTAGTATCTCCAGCGATATGTACGCTGTCGGCTTGAACGGGAGCTGCGTGAAGCAAGGTGCCGAGTCCCAGTACGGCCGCCAGGGCGGTGATGGCTCTGATCTTGAGTTTCATGAATTGCCTCCTTCAATGGTGACGCCAGGTTTGTAAACTAACAGTAATGAATATATCACAACTTTGTAACCATTGGCTATGTTTTTGTGGCAATTGGAAATAATTATCCTAAATAAAGCGTTATCAAGAATGTAAATATTACATATTCTTAATCATTATTAAGGGACCCGGTATAAATATGCCATGTTTCCTGAATATTCGCAAAAATTTTACACAGTTTTAACATTTCTCACTCAAGCAAATAGTAGAATGAAAGAATACGATATCTTAACTAGACATTGAAGCAACCTTGGAGGGTCCATGAACGTGAATACAGATGAGAAAAAAATCAACACCATCAGTCCTGCAACAGCCTATCTTAACCGTGACCTCAGCTGGATCGAGTTCAACCGCCGGGTGCTCGGCGAGGCACAGGACCCGGAGAACCCGCTGATTGAGCGGGCTAAATTCCTGGCCATCGTGTCCAGTAATCTGGATGAGTTCATCAGTGTCCGGGTAGCGGGCATCCAGGATCAGATCCGGGCGGGATATACCAAAAAAGATTTCACCGGCTACACGCCCTCCGGCCTCTATAAACGCCTCAGCAAACGGGTCACCAAAATCGTCGCAGACCAGTATCGCACCTTCAAGGATATTTCACGCAGCCTGCATAAAGAAGGCATTGTGTTCGTTGATTATGAAGACTTAACACCGGCACAGGAGCAGTCGATTGAGGAATACTACCGTGATATTATTTTCCCTGTGCTGACTCCGATGGCAGTCGACCAGAGCCGTCCGTTCCCGCTGGTCCACAGCCAGTTCATCTATCTGGCTGTCGTACTGACACGCAAGAACAGCCAGGAGGAAGAGCCTTACTTCGCCATTCTGCAGATTCCGTCCAATCTGCCGCGCTGCATTCCCTTGCCGCACCGCGCGAACAGCAAGAAACGGCAATTCGTATTCATTGAAGATGTGATCCGCCATCATATTCAGACCTTGTTCAGCGGTTATGATCCGGTAGCCGTCAGTGAATTCCGCCTGACCCGCAACTCTGACCTGACGATAGATGAAGAAGGCGCAGAAGACCTGCTGGAGGAGATTGAGAAAGAGCTCCGCAAACGCCGCCGCGGTGTGCCTGCCCGTCTGGAAGTCCAGAAAGGCATCCATCCGTATGCGCTGGAGCAGCTGCAGGCTGAATTCGAGCTGGAGGACTTCGTCTTCGAAATCGAAGGCCCGCTTGATCTCGGCTTCTTGCGCAGCTTCACCAGCAGTCTGAAGGGCTTCAGCTATCTGCTCTATCCGCCTGTTGAGCCGATGTATCCGGCGGAATTCGATGAGAATGAAGATTTCTTCGAGGTGCTGAGCCAGCGTGATGTGCTGGTCTATCATCCATATGAATCCTTCGATGCGATGACGGATTTCATTATCCAGGCCTCCGAGGATGAGCAGGTGATGGCGATCAAAATGACGCTGTACCGGGTCAGCGGCAATTCTCCGCTGATTACTGCGCTCGCCAATGCAGCCGAGTCCGGCAAGCAGGTTACGGTGGTCGTGGAGCTGAAGGCCCGCTTCGATGAGGAACGCAACATCGCCTGGGCGCGTAAGCTGGAGCAGTCCGGCTGCCACGTGGTCTACGGTCTCGTCGGCCTCAAGACCCATGCGAAGGTAACACTGATCGTCCGCCAGGAAGGCTCGGAGCTGCGCCGCTATGTTCATGTGGGAACAGGCAATTACAATGACAGCACGGCCAAGGCCTATACCGACCTTAGCCTGTTCACCGCCAATCACGAGATTGGCCTGGATGCGTCCGAGCTGTTCAATCAGATGACAGGCTACTCTGCCAACTACAATTGGAACTCCTTCATCGTAGCACCGACTAACATGAGCCTGTCGCTCCAGAAGCTGATTCTGCGTGAGGCAGAACATGCTGCCGCAGGCCGGCCTGCACGGATTATCGCCAAGATGAACTCCCTGTCGAACCAGGAGGTTATTGATTATCTGTACAGCGCAGCCCAGGCGGGAGTGTCCATCGACCTGATCGTCCGGGGAGTCTGCTGCCTGCGTCCGGGAATTGAAGGCCTCAGTGAGCGCATTACGGTACGCAGCATAGTGGACCGCTTCCTGGAGCACTCACGTATCTATTATTTCGAGAACGGCGGCGATCCCGAGGTCTACCTGTCCAGTGCCGACTGGATGACGCGTAACCTGACCCGGCGGATCGAGCTGATGTGTCCGGTCAAGGATAGCGGTATCCGCGATCAGATTGTCAAAATTCTGGAGCTGTCGCTGATGGACAATATCAAATCCAGCTTCCTTCAGCCAAACGGATATTATGAACGGATCGACGACAAAAAGGCCCCGCTCCGGAGCCAGTTCGCCGCTATGGATGTTACCCGCTGGAAGGGAAGCCGAGCTTTACCTTCACCGACCAAGCATTCCTGAAGGTTTTGAGCGCATTCTCAATGTCCTCCAGGCCAATTAGCACCTGTCCGCCCTGAAGCTCCAGATCCAGCGTATGATTATGCAGACGGGACTTCAGCCCGCTGACAATGCCGATCTCGGTGCTGTCCAGCGCGATGCTTAACTG is a window encoding:
- a CDS encoding PspA/IM30 family protein gives rise to the protein MSIFKRLRDLTMSNVNAIIDKAEDPVKMTDQYIRDMTEDLEDAEKAVAAQIAIEKKFKQLYEEQEALVNKRNQQAHAAAQAGNADLARRALEEKKSAEAKLVEYKASFDQNKASADNLRGKLDEMRKQLTQMKNKRETLVARYNAAKAQTEINKAMSGFSSDSASAGLKRMEDKMLQAEAQAEASNEMSSGNKSLDDEFEKLGKDQAVEDELAALMKQYEKQ
- a CDS encoding 3D domain-containing protein, which produces MKLKIRAITALAAVLGLGTLLHAAPVQADSVHIAGDTTTYYTLSNHYGISVDELMNANPQISALNIYPGLKFTIPGDVQAKTVAVANTAAASVEAVDAAEVQALSVQPATNTVQAWGKEFNYAKVLQVKASAYSSAASENGKWGAVDYFGNALKLGTIAVDPSVIPLGTKVLVTGYTHPGLPKQAFVATATDMGSAIKGNRIDIFIPGSQSFVADFGYQYVHLYIIE
- a CDS encoding NADH:flavin oxidoreductase/NADH oxidase → MADLFTPYELKALTLKNRVVMPPMCQYAVEKQDGVPTDWHHVHYVSRAVGGTGFIIVEMSGVHPDGRITNQDTGIWDDGQIPAYKRLTEAVHAFGAKIAIQLGHAGRKAVDAAPPVAPSAIPFDGNYAMPKALSREEIAELIIAFREAARRAVEAGFDTVELHGAHGYLIHQFHSPLSNVRDDEYGQDPILFGEQVVEAVREVLPAEMPLIMRVSAKEYVEGGYDEAYALEFCRRYKDAGVDLFHVSSGGEGPIGSNGGPNAGSAYQVGLAEYIRSGLQVPVIAVGRLESYEEAQAVITEAKAELVAVGRGLLSDPYWTLHAAEALGGIDSSDLPAPYVRGIWNKK
- a CDS encoding DUF350 domain-containing protein; this encodes MDFDTLVSMVVWTVSGAVLLCVLMLVDSLFTRYNDMEELKAGNMAVTTRLVLKLLSQGYILSASIAAANRLGTALIVSIVSFVLLFVLEKTVEQLLSRWGNLELDHGTQLGKVGYGLMAGSLHVTGALIIAAFIRG
- a CDS encoding dihydroorotate dehydrogenase, whose amino-acid sequence is MINTTATIAGVSFKNPIVMASGTFGFGREYGRLYDVSLLGGISGKGLTLHAKAGNPGIRVYETPSGMLNSVGLENPGVEAFLAKELPYWETLDTARIVNLGGNTLADYVLGAELIQRDADARLLAGKPAVDMIELNISCPNVKEGGIAFGIKTPAAQEVVRAVRAATSLPLAVKLSPNAEDIAEMAVMCEAEGADAVSLINTISGMKIDVRRRRSVFNNLYAGLSGPAIKPVALRMVHQVSRRVTIPVIGMGGITSATDIIEFIMAGATIIQVGTYNFMNLRAGSTLVEELQQFMEEENISSLDEIRGIV
- a CDS encoding polysaccharide deacetylase family protein yields the protein MKLTIFRRIVLFISVIALALSAPAAELVSVSAAAAADSPAPVPAQEILPSSRPRASIEDETAVPAGSSAFQSSVSRHKKSKGLSLSQLLRKYPETLKTQGPRRKMIALTFDDVPDPRFTPQLLDVLRKYKVKATFFVVGSRAEKHPALVARMIREGHAIGNHSYNHPQFSKLSMNAFRIQIIRTENILQLLAGYKPKLIRPPYGDINEPQVKWAKSHGYKLVNWNVDSLDWRGLSKNQVKHNILSRAGRGAIILQHGGGGRGSNLQGTLQALPEIIGILRQRGYSFVTVPQMLQVSKSK
- a CDS encoding dihydroorotate dehydrogenase electron transfer subunit, giving the protein MATVISNERLAEGVYHLVVEGGNSGEMGQFYMLRAWGAYPLLSRPLSIHQVNDNGVEFLYHIVGEGTEILAGLNPGDPVELEGPFGTGFPQVEGKVALVGGGIGIAPLYYCAQKLPRSDIYLGFSREPFRTEAFRPLAAELTVDVGGLILDSVDFSAYDHIFVCGPHPMLKAAQLKGIALDTAGKRPDVYLSLENRMACGIGACLVCSVSCKDGQRKACADGPVFLAEEVLFHD
- the ppk1 gene encoding polyphosphate kinase 1, with translation MNVNTDEKKINTISPATAYLNRDLSWIEFNRRVLGEAQDPENPLIERAKFLAIVSSNLDEFISVRVAGIQDQIRAGYTKKDFTGYTPSGLYKRLSKRVTKIVADQYRTFKDISRSLHKEGIVFVDYEDLTPAQEQSIEEYYRDIIFPVLTPMAVDQSRPFPLVHSQFIYLAVVLTRKNSQEEEPYFAILQIPSNLPRCIPLPHRANSKKRQFVFIEDVIRHHIQTLFSGYDPVAVSEFRLTRNSDLTIDEEGAEDLLEEIEKELRKRRRGVPARLEVQKGIHPYALEQLQAEFELEDFVFEIEGPLDLGFLRSFTSSLKGFSYLLYPPVEPMYPAEFDENEDFFEVLSQRDVLVYHPYESFDAMTDFIIQASEDEQVMAIKMTLYRVSGNSPLITALANAAESGKQVTVVVELKARFDEERNIAWARKLEQSGCHVVYGLVGLKTHAKVTLIVRQEGSELRRYVHVGTGNYNDSTAKAYTDLSLFTANHEIGLDASELFNQMTGYSANYNWNSFIVAPTNMSLSLQKLILREAEHAAAGRPARIIAKMNSLSNQEVIDYLYSAAQAGVSIDLIVRGVCCLRPGIEGLSERITVRSIVDRFLEHSRIYYFENGGDPEVYLSSADWMTRNLTRRIELMCPVKDSGIRDQIVKILELSLMDNIKSSFLQPNGYYERIDDKKAPLRSQFAAMDVTRWKGSRALPSPTKHS
- a CDS encoding DUF4178 domain-containing protein encodes the protein MGLWKRIGNLFSKPEAPKAPASMLTLSPGDICEVSLVTYEVTGRTKTSGRNAVVLTLRDGSRIAYLYIEEREELQYRLYHPIDGRLDSPSEVPATLELDDRTFYLEEEYEGYAAVTGQTPYMNGGEQHVWQYQSDDSRLLRVEWQNGRFMLYEGESVLSADVRVIRAS